In the Parasteatoda tepidariorum isolate YZ-2023 chromosome 3, CAS_Ptep_4.0, whole genome shotgun sequence genome, one interval contains:
- the LOC107454081 gene encoding formin-like protein, producing the protein MVIELPKTSNARMGNAGPSRQNTMHKRLKQCPVDSMKMPMPEQNELEKRFTKVLASMDLPPDKVKLLKQYDDEKKWDMICDQEKVMAKASPAFYLRKLKTYLDPKASRSSRKRKILGDATSTQVLRDLEISLRTNNIEWVREFLNEDNMGLDVLVDYLSFRLLIVRHERIVTEANHDDEEEIIPNGNTLRPKNRPLLHVESLKVRRATKHIAKLNMGEAKDDIHVCIMCLRAIMNNKYGFNMVIEHTQAINCIALSLNHKSLRTKALVLELLAAICLVKGGHQIILAAFDNFKDVCGEKKRFETLMEYFINYEVFNIDFMVACMQFVNIVVHSVEDMNFRVHLQYEFTQIGLDDYLEKLRQTESEELQVQISAYLDNVFDVGALMEDSETKSAALEQVADLEEQLSRANEQIQEMENELMARLVELETHLECLDAVTRERNELLELHKQTDEELNTLRRVVSQKDEESRQRQSMLESKIQELESNSLPRGTVIGGTAMDGRIQTTQVMPPPPPPPPPPLPSMQVMPPPPPPLPQMMKAPPGPPPMPGMMQAPQDAMTIKRKFQTKYKLPTLNWIALKPNQVKGTIFSELDDDKLHNVIDFTEFEEHFKLGIQGGFSDRNEDINSSKRFKVPEKVTLLEHNRLRNMAISRRKVELPCDVVVRAINALDLTTLSQEYVEVLLRMVPTEAEMKAYKEYERNRKSVDALTDEDKFLFQLSKVERLSQKLNIMSYMAGFTENIQLITPNINAIISASRSIKNSKRLKKLLEVILAFGNYMNSAKRGPAYGFKLQSLDMLADTKTADRKITLLHYIAETVHQKFPDISNFENDLRFLEKAASVSMENILTDVHELEKGMDLCKKEMQLRRDARDAAVLKDFLNSHEDSLRKLKEGAKTAQEAYSDCVQYFGDSVRSIAANTFFSLFVRFSKAYKQAELENEARKRQEAAARESEKIAAENVSKRNSLNSRKNNQEAVINELKSKTRQVKETRLLKQDEVYHGALEDILLGLKSEPYRRADAVRRSQRRRQENIRLSHTMDELDF; encoded by the exons gcatCAATGGATTTGCCACCAGATAAAGTGaaacttttaaagcaatatgACGATGAGAAGAAGTGGGACATGATATGTGATCaa gaAAAAGTCATGGCGAAAGCGTCTCCTGCTTTTTATcttcgtaaattaaaaacatatttagacCCTAAAGCCTCTAGAAGCTCTCGA aaaagaaaaattctaggTGATGCTACATCTACACAGGTGTTAAGAGATCTTGAAATATCATTAAGAACGAACAACATAGA atGGGTGAGAGAATTTCTTAATGAAGATAATATGGGACTTGATGTTCTAGttgattatttatcttttagacttttaattgtaag gcATGAGCGTATTGTTACTGAAGCAAATCATGATgatgaagaagaaataattcCTAATGGAAATACTCTCAGACCAAAAAATAGACCATTACTTCATGTTGAAAGCTTAAAAGTTCGAAGAGCCACAAAACACATAGCTAAACTAAATATGGGAGAAGCAAAAGATGACATACATGTTTGCATCATGTGCTTGCGAGCCATAATGAACAATAAA tacggGTTCAATATGGTAATTGAACACACGCAAGCCATCAATTGCATTGCCCTCAGTTTGAATCACAAGAGCTTAAG GACAAAGGCACTGGTTCTAGAACTTTTAGCTGCAATATGCTTAGTGAAAGGAGGTCACCAAATAATTCTTGCCGCTTTTGACAACTTTAAGGATGTTTGTGGTGAAAAAAAGCGATTTGAAACATTAATGGAATACTTCATTAATTATGAAGTATTTAACATTGACTTTATG GTTGCTTGCATGCAGTTTGTGAACATTGTTGTCCATTCTGTAGAAGACATGAACTTTAGGGTTCATCTGCAATATGAATTTACACAAATCGGTTTGGACGATTACTTAGAAAAACTAAGGCAGACTGAAAGTGAGGAACTTCAGGTTCAGATTTCGGCATATTTGGACAATGTATTTGATGTTGGTGCTCTAATGGAAGATTCAGAAACAAAGAGTGCAGCATTAGAACAAGTTGCAGATTTAGAAGAACAACTATCTCgt GCAAATGAGCAAATACAAGAAATGGAAAATGAACTTATGGCTCGACTAG ttgaacTTGAAACGCACTTGGAATGTTTGGATGCCGTCACTCGAGAAAGAAATGAACTTTTG gaATTGCATAAACAGACAGATGAAGAGTTGAATACTCTTAGAAGAGTTGTTTCACAAAAAGATGAAGAATCTAGGCAGAGACAAAGTATGCTGGAGTCCAAAATTCAAGAACTAGAAAGCAACAGTCTTCCGAGAg GAACTGTCATTGGAGGAACTGCAATGGATGGTCGAATTCAAACCACTCAAGTCATGCCACCACCACCCCCTCCTCCACCTCCACCACTACCCTCCATGCAAGTTATGCCTCCTCCACCTCCACCCCTTCCACAAATGATGAAGGCTCCACCTGGTCCTCCACCCATGCCTGGCATGATGCAAGCCCCACAAGATG cCATGACAATCAAGAGAAAGTTCCAAACCAAATACAAATTACCAACCCTTAATTGGATAGCACTGAAGCCTAACCAAGTTAAAGGGACAATATTCAGCGAATTAGATGATGACAAGCTGCACAAT GTTATAGACTTCACTGAGTTCGAAGAGCATTTCAAATTGGGAATCCAGGGAGGTTTTTCAGATCGTAATGAAGATATAAATAGCAGTAAGAGATTCAAG GTACCTGAAAAAGTTACTTTATTGGAACACAACAGATTGAGAAATATGGCCATCTCTAGGCGGAAGGTAGAACTTCCTTGTGATGTGGTGGTGAGGGCGATAAATGCATTAGATTTGACAACTCTCTCTCAGGAGTATGTTGAAGTACTTCTTAGAATGGTGCCAACTGAAGCTGAA atGAAGGCTTATAAAGAATATGAACGTAATCGGAAGTCTGTTGATGCTTTAACAGACGAAGACAAGTTCCTATTTCAg ctGTCTAAAGTTGAAAGGTTATCTCAGAAGCTCAATATCATGTCTTACATGGCTGGATTCACTGAAAATATTCAACTTATTACTCCA aaTATCAACGCCATTATCAGTGCATCACGgtcaattaaaaattccaaaaggCTGAAAAAACTGCTTGAA GTTATTCTGGCTTTTGGAAATTATATGAATAGCGCAAAACGGGGTCCAGCTTATGGCTTTAAGCTCCAAAGCTTGGATATG CTTGCTGACACAAAAACTGCAGATAGAAAAATTACTCTTCTCCATTACATTGCTGAAACTGTTCATCAAAAGTTTCCAGACATTTCTAACTTTGAAAATGATTTgcgatttttagaaaaagcagCATCAG TTTCAATGGAAAATATCCTTACTGATGTTCACGAGTTGGAAAAAGGCATGGACTTGTGTAAAAAAGAGATGCAACTGAGGCGTGATGCCAGAGACGCTGCTGTGTTGAAAGACTTTTTAAACAGCCACGAAGATTCTCTGAGGAAGCTGAAAGAGGGTGCTAAAACTGCTCAG gaagCATATTCTGATTGTGTGCAATATTTTGGTGATAGTGTTCGTTCAATAGCTGCCAATAcctttttctcactttttgtACGCTTCTCTAAAGCATATAAG CAAGCAGAATTGGAAAATGAAGCGAGAAAAAGGCAAGAAGCAGCTGCGagagaaagtgaaaaaatagctgctgaaaatgtttcaaaaagaaatagtctgaattctagaaaaaataatcaa GAAGCTGTGATTAATGAACTGAAAAGCAAAACTAGACAAGTGAAAGAAACAAGGTTATTGAAACAAGATGAAGTCTACCATGGGGCTTTAGAAGACATTTTACTGG GTCTTAAAAGTGAGCCATATCGACGTGCAGATGCTGTTCGAAGAAGTCAACGACGAAGACAAGAAAATATAAGGCTATCCCATACAATGGATGAATTGGACTTCTGA
- the LOC107436275 gene encoding uncharacterized protein gives MAQDAEKNHSLHSEQSLEEVEWNRLKEYRLKEGFIDGKCLGEETTLKNGYDQGYKKGFEISFPISVIKGLLTVNKLLLKDCKTHLLAKANVIDEVLDKFERKCSEFKLSEITYVKGNDISTDLQNENVKTLLKDLVCEDSHETLAVDGNHLNEINVEFAALKETILIFLDECQQPLLLSQIFQVFEKWEYKQLIQLEEIVPKSCEESVSLKESTNI, from the exons atggcTCAGGACGCGGAGAAAAATCATTCTCTTCATTCTGAACAATCTTTGGAAGAAGTAGAATGGAACAGATTAAAAGAATATCGTCTCAAAGAAGGTTTTATTGATGGCAAATGCTTAGGAGAAGAAACAACTTTAAAGAATGGATATGACCAAGGATATAAGAAAGGATTTGAGATAAGTTTTCCAATTTCTGTGATTAAAGGTCTCCTTACTGTTAACAAACTGCTCTTAAAAGACTGTAAGACCCATTTACTTGCCAAAGCAAATGTTATAGATGAAGTGTTggataaatttgaaagaaaatgtagCGAATTTAAGTTGAGTGAAATAACGTATGTTAAGGGAAATGATATTTCCACTGATCTTCAAAATGAGAACgttaaaactttattgaaagATTTGGTTTGTGAAGATTCACATGAAACTCTTGCCGTCGATGGGAATCACTTGAATGAAATCAATGTGGAATTTGCAGCcttaaaagaaactattttaatatttcttgatgAATGTCAACAACCATTACTTTTGAGCCAAATATTTCAAG TATTTGAGAAATGGGAATATAAGCAATTGATCCAATTAGAGGAAATCGTTCCTAAAAGCTGCGAAGAATCTGTATCTCTCAAAGAGTCAACCAACATTTAA